A region of Pseudomonas marginalis DNA encodes the following proteins:
- the argR gene encoding transcriptional regulator ArgR, translating into MTAHKIGFLIWPSTKALTLALAEEALRVAQRVHPDVVYELSFLLAEPATEGAWQLPGEPWAGKLEGFQKLFLLADEPPTAIASQLSTALKQLVRAGCVIGGLSAGVYPLAQLGLLDGYRAAVHWRWQDDFAERFPKVIATSHLFDWDRDRLSACGGMSVLDLLLAVLARDHGAELAGAVSEELVVERIREGGERQRIPLQNRLGSSHPKLTQAVLLMEANIEEPLTTDEIAQHVCVSRRQLERIFKQYLNRVPSQYYLELRLNKARQMLMQTSKSIIQIGLSCGFSSGPHFSSAYRNFFGATPREDRNQRRSSSPFELSSVPSERG; encoded by the coding sequence ATGACCGCCCATAAAATTGGTTTCCTGATTTGGCCCAGCACAAAAGCACTCACGCTTGCGCTGGCTGAGGAGGCCTTGCGCGTTGCTCAGCGGGTGCATCCGGATGTGGTCTACGAGTTGTCGTTTCTGCTCGCAGAACCGGCGACCGAAGGGGCCTGGCAATTGCCGGGTGAGCCGTGGGCCGGCAAGCTGGAAGGTTTCCAGAAGCTGTTCCTGTTGGCTGACGAACCGCCCACGGCTATTGCCTCCCAGCTCAGCACTGCGCTCAAGCAGTTGGTGCGTGCTGGTTGTGTGATCGGCGGCTTGTCAGCGGGTGTGTACCCGCTGGCTCAGTTGGGTCTGCTGGATGGCTACCGCGCCGCTGTGCACTGGCGCTGGCAGGACGATTTTGCCGAGCGCTTCCCTAAGGTCATTGCCACCAGCCACCTGTTCGACTGGGACCGTGACCGTTTGAGCGCCTGCGGTGGCATGTCGGTACTCGACCTGTTGCTGGCGGTGCTGGCCCGCGACCACGGCGCCGAGCTGGCGGGCGCGGTGTCGGAAGAACTGGTGGTGGAGCGCATCCGCGAAGGCGGCGAGCGCCAGCGCATTCCCTTGCAAAATCGCCTGGGCTCCAGCCATCCGAAGCTGACCCAGGCGGTGTTGCTGATGGAAGCCAACATCGAAGAACCGCTTACCACCGACGAGATCGCCCAGCACGTGTGCGTGTCGCGACGACAACTGGAACGGATCTTCAAGCAATACCTCAATCGCGTTCCCAGCCAGTACTACCTGGAACTGCGCCTGAACAAGGCGCGCCAGATGTTGATGCAAACCAGCAAATCGATCATCCAGATCGGCCTGTCCTGCGGCTTCTCGTCGGGGCCGCATTTCTCCAGCGCCTACCGCAACTTCTTTGGCGCCACCCCACGTGAAGATCGCAACCAGCGGCGCAGCAGCAGCCCGTTCGAGTTGTCGTCAGTGCCGTCCGAGCGCGGCTGA
- a CDS encoding ABC transporter ATP-binding protein: MYKLEVQDLHKRYGSHEVLKGVSLAAAAGDVISIIGSSGSGKSTFLRCINLLEQPHAGKILLNNEELKLVANKDGAMKAADPKQLQRMRSRLSMVFQHFNLWSHMTAIENVMEAPVHVLGVSKKEAREKAEHYLAKVGVGHRKDAFPGHMSGGEQQRVAIARALAMEPEVMLFDEPTSALDPELVGEVLKVMQDLAQEGRTMVVVTHEMGFAREVSNQLVFLHKGIVEERGNPREVLVNPQSERLQQFLSGSLK, translated from the coding sequence ATGTACAAACTTGAAGTCCAAGACCTGCATAAACGCTATGGCAGTCATGAAGTGCTCAAAGGCGTGTCCCTGGCCGCCGCGGCCGGTGATGTGATCAGCATCATCGGTTCCAGTGGTTCGGGCAAAAGTACCTTTTTGCGCTGCATCAACCTGCTGGAGCAACCCCACGCCGGCAAGATCCTGCTCAATAACGAAGAGCTGAAACTGGTGGCCAACAAGGACGGCGCCATGAAGGCCGCCGACCCTAAGCAACTGCAACGCATGCGCTCGCGCCTGTCGATGGTGTTCCAGCATTTCAACCTGTGGTCGCACATGACCGCGATTGAAAACGTGATGGAAGCCCCGGTGCATGTGCTGGGCGTGTCGAAGAAAGAGGCCCGTGAAAAGGCCGAGCACTATTTGGCCAAGGTCGGCGTGGGCCATCGCAAGGATGCGTTCCCCGGCCACATGTCCGGGGGCGAGCAGCAGCGCGTGGCGATCGCCCGTGCCCTGGCGATGGAGCCTGAGGTGATGCTGTTCGACGAACCCACCTCGGCGCTGGACCCAGAGTTGGTCGGCGAAGTGCTCAAGGTGATGCAGGACCTGGCCCAGGAAGGCCGCACCATGGTGGTGGTGACCCACGAAATGGGCTTTGCCCGTGAAGTGTCCAACCAGCTGGTGTTCTTGCATAAAGGCATCGTCGAAGAGCGTGGCAACCCGCGGGAAGTGCTGGTCAACCCGCAGTCCGAGCGGTTGCAGCAGTTCCTGTCCGGCAGCTTGAAATAA
- a CDS encoding succinylglutamate desuccinylase/aspartoacylase family protein yields MERIDHLLPWGHLGCERQLSVFRFGSGERKAYIQASLHADELPGMRAAWELKKRLAELEAQGGLNGVIELVPVANPMGLGQLLQGSHQGRFEVGSGKNFNRDFVELSEPVAELLTGKLGDDAHANVRMIRQAMADALNALPEPSSQLQGMQRILLSHACSADIVLDLHCDAEAALHMYALPQHWPQWRSLSAHLNVKVGLLAEDSGGSSFDEACSLPWLRLSRAFPDAQIPLACLATTLELGGQADTGRDEAIFHAEGILAFLAEQGLIKGEWPAPQHEPCEGVPFEGTELLFAPHAGVISYLRKAGDWIEKGEPIFEVIDPLEDRVSIICAGTSGVLFAVERLRYAQAGFWLAKVAGREALRHGRLLND; encoded by the coding sequence ATGGAACGTATCGATCACCTGTTGCCCTGGGGCCACCTGGGCTGCGAGCGCCAACTGAGCGTGTTCCGTTTCGGCAGTGGCGAGCGCAAGGCCTATATCCAGGCCAGCCTGCACGCCGATGAATTGCCCGGCATGCGCGCCGCGTGGGAGCTGAAAAAACGCCTCGCCGAACTTGAAGCGCAAGGTGGCCTCAACGGCGTGATCGAGCTGGTGCCGGTGGCCAACCCGATGGGCCTGGGCCAGTTGCTGCAAGGCAGCCACCAGGGCCGTTTCGAAGTGGGCAGCGGCAAGAATTTCAACCGCGATTTCGTTGAGTTGAGCGAGCCGGTGGCCGAGTTGCTCACAGGCAAGCTGGGGGATGATGCTCACGCCAACGTGCGCATGATTCGCCAAGCGATGGCCGATGCGCTCAACGCATTGCCCGAGCCGAGCAGCCAATTGCAAGGCATGCAACGCATCCTGCTGAGCCATGCGTGCAGCGCCGATATCGTCCTCGACCTGCACTGCGACGCCGAAGCCGCACTGCACATGTACGCGCTGCCCCAGCACTGGCCGCAGTGGCGTTCGCTGTCGGCGCACTTGAATGTGAAAGTCGGTCTGCTCGCGGAAGATTCCGGCGGCAGCTCGTTTGATGAGGCCTGCTCGTTGCCGTGGCTGCGTCTGTCCCGCGCCTTTCCTGACGCGCAGATCCCGCTGGCCTGCCTGGCGACTACCTTGGAGTTGGGCGGTCAAGCGGACACCGGTCGTGACGAAGCGATCTTCCACGCCGAAGGCATCCTCGCGTTTCTCGCCGAGCAAGGCCTGATCAAGGGCGAATGGCCGGCGCCGCAACACGAACCGTGTGAAGGCGTGCCCTTCGAAGGCACCGAATTGCTGTTCGCGCCCCACGCCGGGGTGATCAGTTACCTGCGTAAAGCCGGCGACTGGATCGAGAAGGGCGAGCCGATTTTTGAAGTGATTGACCCCCTGGAAGACCGCGTGAGCATTATCTGCGCAGGCACCTCGGGGGTGTTGTTTGCCGTTGAACGGCTACGTTATGCCCAAGCGGGTTTCTGGCTGGCCAAGGTGGCGGGGCGCGAAGCGCTGCGTCACGGGCGCTTGCTCAACGACTGA
- a CDS encoding integrase core domain-containing protein, which produces MPWNQESPMNQRIKLVADWLSGNFTKSQLARRFDVSRPTVDKWIARHDGDLRSLSELSRRPHNSPNKTDDEILARVVAMKEAHDKWGPKKLLELLRLEDPSVTWPSPSTAGQWLDRLGLVKKRRFKRRHSISHAQMRKADEPNKTWCADYKGQFKMLNAQMCFPLTVTDHASRLILACRAHPKIMTQPVKQAFERLFQEYGMPEVIRSDNGVPFASPGLARISTLAVWWIRLGIYPERTMPGRPAQNGRHERMHRSLKLELPLGKNLVEQQLLLEHFRHEFNYVRPHEALGMKRPGDLYVPSTRIYPGCLPDVEYPAEMKVRSVRQDGSIKWNGKLVFISEALSGERIGLKEAEDEAWDLYLCDYPLGRLGRGMTRVQASNV; this is translated from the coding sequence ATGCCCTGGAACCAAGAGTCCCCCATGAATCAAAGAATCAAGCTGGTAGCTGATTGGCTTTCTGGCAACTTCACCAAAAGCCAGTTGGCACGCCGCTTTGACGTTAGCCGACCTACCGTCGATAAGTGGATTGCCCGGCACGACGGCGACTTGAGGTCTTTATCCGAACTGTCCCGGCGACCTCACAACAGCCCAAATAAAACCGACGACGAGATTTTGGCCCGTGTAGTCGCGATGAAGGAGGCTCACGATAAATGGGGGCCGAAAAAGCTTCTCGAACTATTACGGCTGGAAGATCCCTCCGTCACCTGGCCCTCTCCAAGTACGGCCGGTCAATGGCTTGACCGACTTGGGCTCGTCAAAAAGCGGCGCTTCAAACGCCGACACAGCATTTCCCACGCACAAATGCGAAAGGCCGACGAACCTAACAAGACGTGGTGTGCTGACTACAAAGGGCAGTTCAAGATGCTTAATGCTCAGATGTGCTTCCCTTTGACCGTCACAGACCATGCGTCGCGTCTGATTTTAGCGTGCAGGGCCCATCCCAAGATCATGACCCAGCCTGTAAAACAGGCCTTTGAGAGGCTTTTTCAGGAGTACGGCATGCCGGAAGTTATCCGTTCGGACAACGGGGTACCGTTCGCCTCTCCTGGCCTGGCAAGAATATCCACACTGGCAGTTTGGTGGATTCGGCTGGGTATTTATCCCGAGCGAACCATGCCGGGAAGACCCGCCCAGAATGGTCGCCATGAACGAATGCACCGTAGCTTGAAACTTGAGTTGCCCTTAGGGAAAAACTTAGTCGAGCAGCAGCTTTTGCTGGAGCATTTCAGGCATGAGTTTAATTACGTACGCCCTCACGAAGCGCTCGGCATGAAACGTCCAGGAGACTTGTATGTGCCGTCCACCCGAATTTATCCAGGATGCTTGCCCGATGTGGAATATCCGGCAGAAATGAAAGTTCGAAGCGTCAGGCAGGACGGATCGATCAAGTGGAACGGCAAGTTGGTATTTATCAGCGAGGCGCTGTCCGGGGAAAGGATAGGGCTCAAAGAAGCTGAAGATGAAGCTTGGGATTTGTACCTGTGTGATTATCCCTTGGGGAGGCTTGGACGAGGTATGACCCGCGTCCAGGCCTCAAATGTGTAA
- a CDS encoding ABC transporter permease, with protein sequence MLKGYGAVILDGAWLTLQLALSSMALAIVLGLIGVALRLSPVRWLAWLGDLYSTVIRGIPDLVLILLIFYGGQDLLNRVAPMLGYDDYIDLNPLAAGIGTLGFIFGAYLSETFRGAFMAIPKGQAEAGLAYGMSSFQVFFRVMVPQMIRLAIPGFTNNWLVLTKATALISVVGLQDMMFKAKQAADATREPFTFFLAVAAMYLVITSVSLLALRHLEKRYSVGVRAADL encoded by the coding sequence ATGTTGAAAGGCTACGGGGCCGTCATCCTCGATGGCGCATGGTTGACGCTTCAGCTCGCCTTGTCGTCCATGGCCTTGGCCATTGTTCTGGGTCTGATCGGGGTCGCGTTACGCCTGTCGCCGGTGCGCTGGTTGGCCTGGCTGGGTGACTTGTACTCCACGGTGATCCGCGGGATCCCCGACCTGGTGCTGATCCTGCTGATTTTCTACGGTGGTCAGGACCTGCTTAACCGCGTCGCGCCGATGCTCGGCTATGACGACTATATCGACTTGAACCCCTTGGCCGCCGGTATCGGCACCCTGGGTTTCATCTTTGGCGCCTACCTCTCGGAAACCTTCCGTGGCGCCTTCATGGCCATCCCCAAGGGCCAGGCTGAAGCCGGCCTGGCGTATGGCATGAGCAGCTTCCAGGTGTTTTTCCGGGTGATGGTGCCGCAGATGATCCGGCTGGCGATCCCCGGGTTTACCAACAACTGGCTGGTACTCACCAAGGCCACCGCGCTGATCTCGGTGGTGGGCCTGCAAGACATGATGTTCAAGGCCAAGCAGGCGGCTGATGCCACCCGCGAGCCTTTTACCTTCTTCCTCGCAGTGGCGGCGATGTACCTGGTGATCACCAGCGTGTCGTTGCTGGCCCTGCGTCATCTTGAGAAGCGCTACTCGGTAGGCGTAAGGGCGGCTGATCTATGA
- a CDS encoding ABC transporter substrate-binding protein, giving the protein MKKLVLLGALALSVLSMQAFAEGKPLKIGIEAAYPPFASKAPDGSIVGFDYDIGNALCEEMKVKCTWVEQEFDGLIPALKVRKIDAILSSMSITEDRKKSVDFTNRYYLSPAQLVMKEGTTVSDSLDELKGKKIGVQRGSIHDRFAKEVLAPKGATVVPYSSQNEIYLDVEAGRLDGTVADATLLQDGFLKTPAGKGYAFVGPQFTDAKYFGDGIGIAVRKGDKENLDRINAAIAAIRANGEYKKIQDKYFDFDIYGADAK; this is encoded by the coding sequence ATGAAGAAACTCGTGCTGTTGGGCGCCCTGGCGCTGTCCGTGCTGTCCATGCAGGCTTTCGCTGAAGGCAAGCCCCTGAAAATTGGTATCGAAGCGGCCTACCCTCCGTTTGCCTCCAAGGCACCGGATGGCAGCATCGTCGGTTTTGACTACGACATCGGCAACGCCCTGTGCGAAGAGATGAAGGTCAAGTGCACCTGGGTCGAGCAAGAGTTCGACGGCCTGATCCCTGCGCTCAAAGTGCGCAAGATCGACGCGATCCTGTCGTCCATGTCCATCACGGAAGACCGCAAGAAGTCCGTGGACTTCACCAACCGTTACTACCTCAGCCCAGCGCAACTGGTGATGAAGGAAGGCACCACCGTCAGCGACAGCCTGGATGAATTGAAGGGCAAGAAGATCGGTGTGCAACGCGGTTCGATCCACGATCGTTTCGCCAAGGAAGTCTTGGCTCCTAAAGGCGCCACTGTTGTGCCTTACAGCTCGCAGAACGAAATCTACCTGGACGTGGAAGCCGGTCGCCTCGACGGCACCGTGGCCGACGCCACCCTGCTGCAAGACGGCTTCCTGAAGACGCCAGCCGGTAAAGGCTACGCGTTCGTGGGCCCACAGTTCACCGACGCCAAGTACTTCGGTGACGGCATCGGCATCGCCGTACGCAAAGGCGACAAGGAAAACCTCGACCGCATCAACGCAGCCATTGCCGCGATCCGTGCCAACGGCGAATACAAGAAAATCCAGGACAAGTACTTCGACTTCGATATTTACGGCGCTGACGCCAAGTAA
- the acs gene encoding acetate--CoA ligase codes for MSAASLYPVRPEVAANTLTDEATYKAMYQQSVVNPDGFWREQAKRLDWVKPFTAVKQTSFDDHHVDIKWFADGTLNVSYNCLDRHLAERGDQAAIIWEGDDPAESRTITYRELHEEVCKFANALRGQDVHRGDVVTIYMPMIPEAVVAMLACTRIGAIHSVVFGGFSPEALAGRIIDCKSKVVITADEGIRAGKKIPLKANVDDALTNPETSSIQKVIVCKRTNGSIKWNQHRDIWYEDLMKVAGTVCAPKEMGAEEALFILYTSGSTGKPKGVQHTTGGYLLYAALTHERVFDYRPGEIYWCTADVGWVTGHTYIVYGPLANGATTLLFEGVPNYPDITRVGKIVDKHKVNILYTAPTAIRAMMASGTAACEGVDGSSLRLLGSVGEPINPEAWDWYYKNVGQSRCPIVDTWWQTETGATLMSPLPGAHALKPGSAARPFFGVVPALVDNLGNIIEGAAEGNLVILDSWPGQARTLYGDHDRFVDTYFKTFRGMYFTGDGARRDEDGYWWITGRVDDVLNVSGHRMGTAEIESAMVAHPKVAEAAVVGVPHDIKGQGIYVYVTLKNGEEPTEALRLELKNWVRKEIGPIASPDVIQWAPGLPKTRSGKIMRRILRKIATAEYDGLGDISTLADPGVVAHLIETHKTMNVA; via the coding sequence ATGAGTGCGGCTTCCCTGTACCCCGTTCGCCCCGAAGTAGCAGCCAACACGCTGACCGACGAGGCAACCTACAAGGCCATGTACCAGCAGTCGGTGGTCAACCCCGACGGTTTCTGGCGCGAGCAAGCCAAGCGCCTTGACTGGGTCAAGCCTTTCACCGCGGTGAAGCAGACCTCTTTCGACGATCACCATGTCGACATCAAGTGGTTCGCCGATGGCACCCTGAACGTTTCCTACAACTGCCTGGACCGTCACCTCGCCGAGCGCGGCGACCAGGCGGCGATCATCTGGGAGGGCGATGACCCGGCCGAGAGCCGTACCATCACCTACCGCGAGCTGCACGAAGAAGTCTGCAAGTTCGCCAACGCCCTGCGTGGCCAGGATGTACACCGCGGCGACGTGGTAACCATCTATATGCCGATGATTCCCGAAGCCGTGGTCGCCATGCTGGCGTGTACCCGCATCGGTGCGATCCATTCCGTGGTGTTTGGTGGTTTCTCGCCGGAGGCCCTGGCCGGTCGCATCATCGACTGTAAGTCGAAGGTGGTGATCACGGCCGATGAAGGCATTCGCGCCGGTAAGAAGATTCCGCTGAAGGCCAACGTCGACGACGCGCTGACCAACCCGGAAACCAGCAGCATCCAGAAGGTCATCGTGTGCAAGCGCACCAATGGTTCGATCAAGTGGAACCAGCATCGCGACATCTGGTACGAAGACCTGATGAAAGTGGCGGGCACCGTGTGTGCGCCCAAAGAGATGGGCGCCGAAGAAGCGCTATTCATCCTCTACACCTCAGGTTCCACCGGCAAGCCGAAAGGCGTGCAGCACACCACCGGCGGCTACCTGTTGTACGCGGCCCTGACCCACGAGCGCGTATTCGACTACCGCCCGGGCGAAATCTACTGGTGCACCGCCGACGTCGGCTGGGTCACCGGCCACACGTATATTGTCTACGGCCCGCTGGCCAATGGCGCGACCACCTTGCTGTTCGAAGGTGTGCCGAACTACCCGGACATTACCCGGGTGGGCAAGATCGTCGACAAGCACAAGGTCAATATCCTCTACACCGCCCCGACCGCGATCCGCGCGATGATGGCGTCCGGCACCGCTGCCTGCGAAGGCGTCGATGGCAGCAGCCTGCGCCTGTTGGGCTCGGTGGGTGAGCCGATCAACCCGGAAGCGTGGGACTGGTACTACAAGAATGTCGGCCAATCCCGTTGCCCGATCGTCGACACCTGGTGGCAGACCGAAACCGGCGCCACCCTGATGAGCCCGCTGCCGGGTGCCCATGCACTCAAGCCGGGTTCTGCCGCACGGCCGTTCTTCGGCGTGGTGCCGGCGCTGGTGGACAACCTGGGCAACATCATCGAAGGCGCCGCCGAAGGCAACCTGGTGATTCTCGACTCGTGGCCAGGCCAGGCCCGTACCCTGTACGGCGACCATGACCGTTTTGTCGACACGTACTTCAAGACCTTCCGTGGCATGTACTTCACCGGTGACGGCGCCCGTCGCGATGAAGATGGCTACTGGTGGATCACCGGCCGTGTGGATGACGTGTTGAACGTATCCGGCCACCGCATGGGCACCGCCGAGATCGAAAGCGCCATGGTTGCCCACCCTAAAGTCGCCGAAGCGGCGGTGGTGGGTGTGCCGCACGACATCAAGGGCCAGGGCATCTATGTGTACGTGACCCTGAAGAATGGCGAAGAACCCACCGAAGCCCTGCGCCTGGAGCTGAAGAACTGGGTGCGCAAGGAAATCGGGCCGATTGCCTCGCCGGATGTCATCCAGTGGGCACCGGGCTTGCCGAAGACGCGCTCGGGGAAAATCATGCGGCGTATCCTGCGCAAGATTGCCACGGCCGAGTACGACGGGCTGGGCGATATTTCCACCCTGGCGGACCCAGGTGTAGTGGCGCATTTGATTGAGACACACAAGACCATGAATGTCGCGTAA
- a CDS encoding DUF2790 domain-containing protein — protein MKALVVMALSSLCATAALADEAPTELAGQNAPIVEDYTYSTKLDVAKVLSMSTIPEVCEVVPVKMEYEDSQGQRHILNYHVMGNGCSNG, from the coding sequence ATGAAAGCTCTCGTAGTTATGGCCCTCAGCAGCTTGTGCGCCACCGCCGCCCTGGCCGACGAGGCCCCGACCGAGCTGGCCGGCCAGAACGCCCCGATTGTCGAGGACTACACCTATAGCACCAAGCTGGACGTGGCCAAAGTATTGTCCATGAGCACAATCCCGGAAGTCTGCGAAGTTGTACCGGTGAAGATGGAATATGAAGACTCCCAGGGTCAGCGCCATATCCTTAATTACCATGTCATGGGTAATGGTTGCTCTAACGGATAA
- a CDS encoding ribonucleotide-diphosphate reductase subunit beta yields the protein MLSWDEFDKEEDGEVATKGANAGHATEANMDRLDGAGAAAAIEARAVTASDSAAIVRAKAALDKLDVAEGLAELEGASARVAVDEKRMINCRADLNQLVPFKYDWAWQKYLDGCANHWMPQEVNMTADIALWKNPEGLTDDERRIVMRNLGFFSTADSLVANNLVLAVYRLITNPECRQYILRQAFEEAIHTHAYQYCIESLAMDEGEIFNMYHEIPSVAKKAAWGLKYTRSISDPKFETGTVDTDKELLRNLVAYYCVLEGIFFYCGFTQILSMGRRNKMTGVAEQFQYILRDESMHLNFGIDVINQIKIENPHLWDAEMKEEATQMILQGTQLEIEYARDTMPRGVLGMNAAMMEDYLKFIANRRLSQIGLKEEYPGTTNPFPWMSEIMDLKKEKNFFETRVIEYQTGGALSWD from the coding sequence ATGCTGAGCTGGGACGAATTCGACAAAGAAGAAGACGGTGAAGTAGCCACCAAAGGCGCCAACGCCGGCCACGCCACCGAAGCCAACATGGACCGCCTCGACGGTGCCGGTGCCGCTGCCGCCATCGAAGCACGCGCCGTCACCGCCAGTGACTCCGCCGCCATCGTGCGCGCCAAGGCCGCCCTGGACAAACTCGACGTCGCCGAAGGCCTCGCCGAACTCGAAGGCGCCTCCGCCCGCGTCGCCGTTGACGAAAAGCGCATGATCAACTGCCGCGCCGACCTCAACCAACTCGTGCCCTTCAAGTACGACTGGGCCTGGCAGAAGTACCTCGACGGCTGCGCCAACCACTGGATGCCGCAAGAGGTCAACATGACCGCCGACATCGCCCTGTGGAAAAACCCCGAAGGCCTGACCGACGACGAACGCCGCATCGTCATGCGCAACCTCGGCTTCTTCTCCACCGCCGACTCCCTGGTCGCCAATAACCTGGTCCTGGCCGTGTACCGCCTGATCACCAACCCGGAGTGCCGCCAGTACATCCTGCGCCAGGCCTTCGAAGAAGCGATCCACACCCACGCCTACCAGTACTGCATCGAATCGTTGGCCATGGATGAAGGCGAGATCTTCAACATGTACCACGAGATTCCATCGGTGGCTAAGAAGGCAGCCTGGGGCCTGAAATACACCCGCTCGATCTCCGATCCGAAGTTCGAAACCGGCACCGTCGACACCGACAAGGAACTGCTGCGCAACCTGGTCGCCTACTACTGCGTGCTGGAAGGCATCTTCTTCTACTGCGGCTTCACCCAGATTTTGTCCATGGGCCGCCGCAACAAAATGACCGGCGTGGCCGAGCAGTTCCAGTACATCCTGCGCGATGAGTCGATGCACCTGAACTTCGGTATCGACGTGATCAACCAGATCAAGATCGAAAACCCACACCTGTGGGATGCCGAGATGAAGGAAGAAGCGACCCAGATGATCCTGCAGGGGACTCAGCTGGAGATTGAATATGCGCGGGATACCATGCCGCGCGGGGTGCTCGGTATGAACGCCGCGATGATGGAAGACTATTTGAAGTTCATCGCTAACCGTCGCCTGTCGCAAATTGGGTTGAAGGAAGAGTATCCGGGGACGACTAACCCGTTCCCGTGGATGAGTGAGATCATGGACTTGAAGAAAGAGAAGAATTTCTTTGAGACCCGTGTGATCGAATATCAGACGGGTGGGGCATTGAGCTGGGATTAA
- a CDS encoding HNH endonuclease signature motif containing protein, with translation MDITKDNTDWNDAELAAAVEAYLKMLAKEKNGQPFNKALENRLLREGPIAGRAKGSVEFRMLNISTVLIRMGLEPIKGFKPAKNVGSGVEQRIRQALAAQGVFESEDAAQTADEQTLIRRASKLQQQPFTQLPDGIAQPQKVSTVSTAFVRDPKVRAWVLKEAEGICEGCGANAPFEVDGLPFLEVHHVKHLAQKGSDRITNAVALCPNCHQRCHRSSDRAAFTEGLYAKVGRLARE, from the coding sequence ATGGATATTACGAAAGACAACACGGACTGGAACGACGCGGAGTTGGCAGCAGCGGTCGAGGCTTACTTGAAGATGCTGGCCAAGGAAAAGAACGGCCAGCCTTTCAATAAAGCGCTCGAAAACCGCCTTTTGCGCGAGGGGCCGATAGCCGGTCGTGCAAAAGGCTCCGTAGAGTTCCGCATGCTAAACATTTCTACCGTTCTTATCCGTATGGGCCTGGAGCCGATAAAAGGCTTTAAGCCCGCGAAGAACGTAGGGTCAGGCGTCGAACAACGCATCCGCCAAGCGCTGGCCGCGCAGGGTGTATTCGAATCCGAAGACGCCGCCCAAACAGCAGACGAGCAAACGCTTATCCGCCGCGCGTCCAAACTGCAGCAGCAACCTTTCACTCAGTTACCGGACGGCATTGCCCAGCCGCAGAAGGTCTCGACCGTCAGCACCGCTTTTGTTCGCGACCCAAAGGTACGCGCCTGGGTACTGAAAGAGGCCGAGGGCATCTGCGAAGGCTGCGGCGCTAACGCGCCGTTTGAGGTCGACGGTTTGCCATTTCTTGAAGTACATCACGTCAAGCACCTGGCCCAGAAGGGTTCGGATCGCATCACCAATGCTGTAGCCTTGTGCCCCAATTGCCATCAGCGTTGTCACCGGTCGAGTGACCGGGCGGCTTTCACCGAGGGGCTTTACGCCAAGGTCGGAAGATTGGCACGGGAGTAG
- a CDS encoding HAD-IB family hydrolase: MLEAGPVDAKVLSVFDFDGTLTHHDSFVPFLKFAFGTGEFYGRMVKLAVPGLRFLVRQISRDELKAQLIRTFMTGVEKTWVQQKAEEYCQRNWARLMRPAGVLSVEQELGSGAVVTLCSASPALVLQPFADRLGIKLIGTELEVVDGVLTGKLTGNNCRCENKVLRLEAVYGDLGEYRLRAWGDTRGDRELLAAAQDAHFRHFHAKKKKRAKLQR, from the coding sequence ATGCTCGAAGCCGGCCCCGTTGACGCCAAAGTACTCTCCGTCTTTGACTTCGACGGCACCCTGACCCACCACGACAGTTTCGTGCCCTTCCTCAAGTTTGCCTTTGGCACCGGCGAGTTTTATGGCCGGATGGTCAAGCTGGCGGTGCCTGGGCTGCGCTTTTTGGTGCGGCAGATCAGCCGGGATGAGTTGAAGGCGCAGTTGATCCGCACCTTTATGACCGGGGTGGAGAAGACGTGGGTGCAGCAGAAGGCCGAGGAGTATTGCCAGCGCAATTGGGCACGGTTGATGCGCCCGGCCGGGGTGTTGTCGGTGGAGCAGGAGTTGGGCTCGGGGGCGGTGGTGACGCTGTGTTCGGCGTCGCCGGCGTTGGTGCTGCAGCCGTTTGCCGATCGGCTTGGGATCAAGTTGATTGGCACTGAGCTTGAGGTGGTCGACGGGGTGTTGACCGGCAAGCTCACCGGGAATAACTGCCGGTGTGAGAATAAGGTGCTGCGGCTTGAGGCGGTGTACGGGGACCTGGGGGAGTATCGGCTCAGGGCCTGGGGCGATACGCGAGGGGATCGGGAGTTGCTGGCGGCGGCGCAGGATGCACATTTTCGGCATTTTCATGCGAAGAAGAAAAAGCGGGCCAAGTTGCAGCGGTGA